A stretch of the Medicago truncatula cultivar Jemalong A17 chromosome 5, MtrunA17r5.0-ANR, whole genome shotgun sequence genome encodes the following:
- the LOC11426226 gene encoding transcription termination factor MTERF4, chloroplastic — translation MNFSGTITKPNFPFPPTEMPILTFGHSKLTAATLALQLPCNYIRKIRFITKLQCSVAGRTDSYRTSAADSQGSKRDSGEIQRKRRGASSLYAGYARPSLSEMKKDKATLRKVVYEFLRGIGIVPDELDGLELPVTVDVMKERVDFLHSLGLTIEDINNYPLVLGCSVKKNMVPVLDYLGKLGVRKSTITQFLRTYPQVLHASVVVDLVPVVKYLQGMDIKPDDIPRVLERYPEVLGFKLEGTMSTSVAYLIGIGVGRRELGGILTRFPEILGMRVGRVIKPFVEYLESLGIPRLAIARLIETQPYILGFDLDEKVKPNVKSLEEFNVRETSLASIIAQYPDIIGTDLEPKLADKRSVLNSVLDLDAEDFGLIIEKMPQVVSLSSTPMLKHVDFLKDCGFSVDQMRKMIVGCPQLLALNIDIMKLSFDYFQSEMERPLEDLVEFPAFFTYGLESTIKPRHNMVTKKGLKCSLAWMLNCSDEKFEQRMDYDTIDMEEMEMEPSFDMNSLMRPRSDESDSDYEDSDYEDDDDE, via the coding sequence ATGAACTTTTCTGGTACCATAACAAAACCCAATTTCCCATTTCCCCCAACAGAAATGCCAATTCTAACATTTGGTCATTCTAAGTTAACTGCTGCTACACTAGCTCTTCAATTGCCATGTAATTATATTAGGAAGATAAGGTTTATTACAAAGCTTCAATGTTCTGTTGCTGGTAGGACGGATAGTTATAGGACCAGTGCTGCTGATTCGCAGGGATCCAAACGGGACTCTGGCGAAATTCAAAGGAAACGGAGAGGGGCATCATCTTTGTATGCTGGTTATGCTCGTCCGAGTTTATCTGAAATGAAGAAAGATAAAGCGACGTTGCGCAAAGTTGTTTATGAGTTCTTGCGAGGAATCGGCATTGTTCCTGATGAGCTGGATGGTCTTGAACTTCCTGTTACTGTTGATGTTATGAAGGAGCGTGTTGATTTTCTTCATAGTTTGGGGCTTACGATTGAAGACATTAACAACTATCCTCTTGTATTGGGATGTAGTGTCAAGAAGAATATGGTTCCTGTGCTTGATTACCTTGGTAAATTGGGAGTAAGGAAATCCACGATCACGCAGTTTTTGCGGACATATCCACAAGTGCTTCATGCTAGTGTGGTTGTGGATCTTGTGCCGGTGGTCAAGTATCTTCAGGGGATGGATATCAAGCCGGATGATATTCCTCGTGTTCTTGAGAGGTATCCTGAAGTGTTGGGATTCAAACTTGAGGGAACCATGAGTACATCTGTTGCTTATTTGATTGGAATCGGTGTTGGAAGAAGAGAACTCGGAGGTATCTTAACTAGATTCCCGGAGATTTTGGGGATGCGGGTTGGTAGAGTCATCAAGCCTTTTGTGGAGTATCTGGAAAGCTTGGGTATTCCAAGGCTAGCTATTGCTAGACTGATAGAGACACAACCTTATATTCTTGGATTCGATTTGGACGAGAAAGTGAAGCCAAACGTCAAATCCCTCGAAGAGTTTAATGTTCGGGAGACATCGCTTGCCTCTATAATTGCTCAGTATCCTGACATCATTGGAACCGACCTAGAGCCAAAGCTTGCAGATAAGAGAAGTGTGCTCAATTCTGTGCTTGATTTGGATGCTGAGGATTTCGGCTTAATCATTGAGAAGATGCCGCAGGTAGTTAGCCTCAGTAGCACTCCTATGCTAAAGCACGTTGATTTTCTTAAGGATTGTGGGTTTTCTGTGGATCAAATGAGGAAGATGATTGTTGGGTGCCCTCAACTACTTGCTTTAAACATTGATATCATGAAACTTAGCTTCGATTACTTCCAAAGTGAGATGGAAAGGCCTTTGGAAGATTTGGTTGAATTCCCAGCATTCTTCACTTATGGTTTGGAGTCAACTATAAAACCTAGGCATAACATGGTTACTAAGAAAGGACTGAAGTGTTCTCTGGCATGGATGCTTAATTGCTCTGATGAGAAATTTGAGCAACGAATGGACTATGACACTATCGATATGGAAGAGATGGAAATGGAACCATCATTTGACATGAATTCATTGATGCGACCAAGGAGCGATGAATCAGATTCTGATTATGAAGACAGTGATtatgaggatgatgatgatgagtaa